In Biomphalaria glabrata chromosome 8, xgBioGlab47.1, whole genome shotgun sequence, the genomic window tcatttacTTGTTACAGAACTAATAGGTTTGTTTTTCTTGAGGAAGTAATGTGAATTGTTACAGCTGTTCTGCTCTTTCTACAAGGTTAAATAGCAGGTTCACAAAAGAAACTCTAATTATAAATATTGAGACattaaaatacagattttttcTCAAACCTGATATTACACACTGTCCTCTGACTTAACTATTACATGCTTTCTGTCATTCTTCCTCCTACATTCTAACTAAAGCTATTCAATCAAATTTGAATTACACATtcacccatatatatatatatatatatatatatatatatatatatatatatatatatatgtcagtcaGTGATATcttaaaataatataagataTCCAATACATTGATTAGTTTCTTTAAGCTTTAAAATGCAATAAGCTATGTCGGTGCCATATAGCATTAAATCATCTAAtacataaagcagaaagtaaaacCTATGTATGTGTATTCCTGAATAAAAATCAAACAGCcagaccaatcttgataaaaattAGCATTAAAGAATCTTACATCATGGCGTAGATcatagtgtatgtttaatattCCTCCCACAAACGTAGGggcctaaaaatagacaaaaaatgcctaattgtatctctattaaataACAAAGCTTTTAAACAGATCAGGTAAAcccatttttaaagaaatttatattGGATATGTCGGCTGAtggggtaaacccattttcacgctctacttttattttcatggcaaaataaaataatgtgaaGGTAACATTCAAGTTTGACTGAGGCAGCAGGTCTTATCCGGCTATGATTTACTAAAGTGAACAATCATATTTTAGTTTAATCCTAACAATGTAAAGAAGTCATAATGATACATGGGATATTTCAAAGGTTTTATGGCAAAATGATGTGTCAGAAAACATTCTAAAAAGgattttataaacaaatgttAATAAGTAAGTAAGGTCAGTGCCATATAacattaaattatgttttaccAAAGTAAACAATCATAGTTATCCTACTAatataaagaaaacataaaaaatataataatttaaaagttttattttcaaataatgtCAGTAGGGGTATTCTAAATACAATTCAGAGAACAAATGTTTCTAATATGTCAcatttagagtttttttttacgagAATGTATTTTTTCATGTCGTTTTAAATGAGAGCGCTGAGTGAATTCACCttgacaaatttgacatttaaatggcctTTCACCAGTATGTGTTAGATGATGGGATTTTAAGCTACCAAGCTGAGTGaattttttcaaacaaattttGCATTCAAATGGCTTTTCACCAGAATGTATTAGCTCATGGTGTTTTAAGTTAGTGTTCTCTGTGAattctttttgacaaattttACATTTGAATGGCTTTATACCAGAATGTATTCGCTCGTGCCTTTCTAAGTCATGGGACCGATAAAACCCTTTCAGACAAACTTTACATTGAAATGGCATTTCACCAGAATGTTTTTTATTATGCATTATTAAGTTAGATGGATCATTGaattctttctgacaaattttACATGCATATGTTATCCCATCATGCCTTTGCTCATGCCATTTTAAGCTAGAAGAGTAAGCAAATCCTTTCtgacaaattttacatttaaatggcttttcatCAGAATGTGTTAGCGCatgattttttaattgaaagGACTGTCTGAATTCTTTCTGACAAACttcacatttaaatggctttataCCAGAATGTACTTTCTCATGACTTTTTAGGTTAAAGGACCGATTAAACACTTTCTGACAAATTTTACATTGAACTGACTTTCTTCTTGGCTGATtcaccacctttttttttacttctgagGAAGTAGATGATGTTTGTGTACCTATATGAGCTTGGTCAGGTTTTTTATTTCTCTGGGATCTATTCCTCAAAGAAAAATTTTGTTCCTCATCTTTTAAGTTTACACCATTCTCATCTTTGTGAGGAGTGTTTGTAACATACACATCTTGGTTTAAAGTCATTTCTTGATTCTGATTCACCATTTTTTcctgcaaaataaaataaatcagcaaaatagtaataattttaTCTGATACTAGAGTTgtatttagatattttaatttctggagaaaaagaaaagtaaataaactgCCACCTCTTAATTGTGATATattcattaataatataatataactgACAATTGAGTGAATTAGTATTAACAACAGCCATGTGCTGGAGTAAACCCAGCTAACTTTGTCTAAGGTTATTCAGTCAGTACTCAAGTAAGCCAGTCAGCACTCAAGTGAGCCAGTCA contains:
- the LOC106068093 gene encoding zinc finger protein 112-like, whose product is MGDMEQNLNECRNVIKIEKIDWSDTSENSFTGQTYELTYAEEAQASEEPIHSRSKMDDMEQDLTNDLKNIIKIEKMESSSYSETQDTGHTFEEEETQEKMVNQNQEMTLNQDVYVTNTPHKDENGVNLKDEEQNFSLRNRSQRNKKPDQAHIGTQTSSTSSEVKKKVVNQPRRKSVQCKICQKVFNRSFNLKSHEKVHSGIKPFKCEVCQKEFRQSFQLKNHALTHSDEKPFKCKICQKGFAYSSSLKWHEQRHDGITYACKICQKEFNDPSNLIMHNKKHSGEMPFQCKVCLKGFYRSHDLERHERIHSGIKPFKCKICQKEFTENTNLKHHELIHSGEKPFECKICLKKFTQLGSLKSHHLTHTGERPFKCQICQGEFTQRSHLKRHEKIHSRKKKL